Proteins co-encoded in one Marinobacter qingdaonensis genomic window:
- a CDS encoding HK97 family phage prohead protease, which yields MKITGHAAVFNSRSVDLGGFREIIAPGAFARTLRDGHPVFAVHHHSMADVLGSTRSGTLKLSEDSRGLHFDLALPDSSLGRDIHELVRRGDLASMSFSFFINGAAGEKWRETSSGEIERTLIDVSLVEISTVALPAYPASTVSARTATHDNQAARNRMLRRFMASRLEAA from the coding sequence ATGAAGATCACCGGGCACGCTGCCGTATTCAATAGCCGCTCTGTAGACCTGGGCGGCTTCCGCGAAATCATCGCGCCGGGAGCGTTTGCCCGTACCTTGCGCGATGGTCATCCCGTGTTTGCTGTCCATCACCACAGCATGGCGGATGTTCTCGGATCGACCCGTAGCGGCACCCTGAAGCTGTCCGAGGATAGCCGCGGCTTACACTTCGATCTGGCATTGCCTGACAGCTCATTGGGGCGCGACATCCATGAATTGGTTAGGCGTGGCGACCTCGCCAGCATGTCCTTCTCGTTTTTCATCAATGGCGCAGCTGGCGAGAAGTGGCGCGAAACGTCGAGCGGTGAGATTGAGCGCACATTGATCGATGTGAGCTTGGTGGAGATAAGCACCGTCGCACTGCCGGCCTATCCCGCTAGCACCGTGTCCGCCCGCACCGCTACCCATGACAACCAGGCCGCCCGGAACAGAATGCTTCGACGCTTCATGGCATCGCGGCTAGAGGCGGCGTAA
- a CDS encoding helix-turn-helix domain-containing protein gives MAKNKPRLPFDKKGGVVAIQRRLLASEAYLNLSPQAKALMMLLQTHWSPRGPVDYGVREAEAKIPCSRKTAMRAFKELEEAGFIVKIDESLFSSRTHSKTRTWRLTWMPCWRHREPTNDWEEISDDQSKAA, from the coding sequence ATGGCGAAAAACAAACCAAGACTCCCCTTCGATAAGAAGGGGGGTGTAGTCGCCATCCAGCGCCGATTACTGGCGTCGGAAGCCTATCTCAATCTGTCGCCCCAAGCGAAAGCACTGATGATGTTATTGCAAACGCATTGGTCCCCCAGAGGGCCGGTGGACTATGGAGTGAGAGAGGCCGAAGCCAAGATCCCATGTTCGCGGAAAACAGCAATGCGGGCCTTCAAGGAGCTCGAGGAGGCAGGCTTCATCGTGAAGATCGACGAAAGCCTTTTCAGCTCCCGGACGCATTCTAAAACCCGGACCTGGCGTCTCACCTGGATGCCGTGTTGGCGACACCGAGAACCAACCAATGATTGGGAGGAAATCTCAGATGACCAAAGCAAGGCAGCATAA
- a CDS encoding helix-turn-helix transcriptional regulator, producing the protein MNRDLAEKYVSDLDLALRYQVSRVTPWRWAKKGTFPSPIKLGPNCTRWKLSEIEAWEASKEAAA; encoded by the coding sequence ATGAACCGTGATTTGGCAGAGAAGTATGTTTCGGACTTGGACTTAGCCCTTCGCTACCAAGTCTCCCGTGTCACACCCTGGCGCTGGGCAAAGAAAGGTACGTTCCCCTCCCCTATAAAGCTTGGCCCGAACTGCACCCGCTGGAAGCTCTCAGAGATCGAAGCCTGGGAAGCCAGCAAGGAGGCAGCGGCATGA
- a CDS encoding tyrosine-type recombinase/integrase, producing the protein MPKIAKELTPIEVKRLSHRVDPKSGKAIEVRYPVGGVSGLLLKVTPSGSKLWILRTKIGIKRRDVGLGPYPEISLAQAREKAREVKEKIREGVDPLEEKRALKRALLAEQISTLTFVAAMDEYIKMKEKEFKNPRQAQQWKNSLNTYAVPHIGKVPVREIELSHIKLVLDPIWETKTETANRVRARIENILGWCAIHGYRSNDNPARWQGYLDEVYPSPEKIKKKNHHSALPVEQMPEFMTDLQKRTGTAARALEFLILTAARTNEVIGDKRIGKPGVTWQEVDLKRKLWTVPADRMKSGKEHRVPLTDAAVKLLESMELGKPEALIFPGPKGDIPSNNFLSALLKRMDQKVTAHGFRSTFKDWAREHTAYADEVSELALAHVNSDATRAAYARSELIDKRRLLMADWAQFCLHGETKKESGKVVAIGESKA; encoded by the coding sequence ATGCCAAAGATTGCCAAGGAACTTACGCCAATTGAGGTAAAGCGCCTCTCCCACAGGGTAGACCCGAAATCCGGAAAAGCTATTGAGGTCCGCTATCCGGTTGGCGGAGTTTCCGGCCTGCTTCTTAAAGTCACGCCCTCCGGCTCCAAGCTCTGGATACTGAGAACCAAAATCGGAATTAAGCGCCGAGACGTTGGCCTTGGCCCGTACCCAGAGATTTCACTCGCACAGGCGCGAGAGAAAGCCCGTGAGGTGAAAGAAAAGATCCGGGAAGGGGTAGACCCACTGGAAGAGAAACGAGCGTTAAAGCGGGCTCTGCTGGCGGAACAAATCAGCACCCTAACCTTTGTCGCCGCCATGGATGAATACATCAAGATGAAAGAGAAGGAATTCAAAAACCCGAGGCAGGCGCAGCAGTGGAAGAATAGCCTCAATACCTACGCCGTCCCGCACATTGGCAAGGTGCCAGTTCGAGAGATTGAGCTGTCACACATTAAGTTGGTGCTGGATCCGATCTGGGAAACGAAAACCGAGACGGCCAACCGCGTCAGGGCCAGGATCGAGAACATTCTCGGATGGTGCGCAATTCACGGCTATCGGTCCAACGACAACCCTGCTCGGTGGCAGGGCTATCTGGATGAAGTCTATCCATCGCCCGAGAAAATCAAAAAGAAGAATCACCACTCTGCCCTGCCGGTCGAACAGATGCCGGAGTTTATGACTGATTTGCAAAAGCGCACCGGCACAGCGGCCCGCGCTCTCGAGTTCCTGATTCTCACTGCTGCCCGAACCAACGAGGTGATTGGCGACAAGCGCATTGGAAAGCCCGGTGTGACCTGGCAGGAAGTAGACCTCAAGCGAAAGCTGTGGACCGTGCCAGCGGATCGCATGAAATCAGGAAAGGAACACCGCGTCCCGCTGACCGATGCAGCTGTGAAGCTCCTGGAATCCATGGAACTCGGCAAGCCTGAAGCCCTGATTTTTCCGGGGCCAAAGGGGGATATTCCCTCAAACAATTTCCTTTCCGCCTTGCTCAAGCGAATGGATCAGAAAGTAACCGCCCACGGCTTCCGATCCACGTTCAAGGATTGGGCCCGGGAGCACACGGCGTATGCTGACGAGGTTTCGGAGCTCGCCCTAGCCCACGTCAACAGTGACGCCACAAGGGCCGCCTACGCCCGCTCAGAGCTGATAGACAAGCGTCGGCTACTGATGGCGGATTGGGCGCAGTTCTGTTTGCACGGCGAGACCAAGAAAGAATCCGGCAAGGTGGTAGCCATTGGGGAGAGCAAAGCATGA
- a CDS encoding 5-oxoprolinase subunit PxpA — MKLNCDLGESYGAWQMGQDDAVMPLIDMANVACGFHAADPMVIRRTVALAAQHEVEIGAHPSYHDLAGFGRRSIAHSAEEIHALMLYQMGALDGMCRAEKTHISYVKPHGALNNDMMRDDALLRAVAEAVHDYRHDLPLMMPVSCRYREQIAIVEQAGVPVLLEAFADRAYTDEGLLVPRAQQGAVHTDTKIIVDQALSFAEKGGVFSINGRWLDLPAHSLCVHGDNESALEAVRAIREALKTPAT, encoded by the coding sequence ATGAAGCTGAACTGCGATCTTGGTGAGAGTTACGGCGCCTGGCAGATGGGCCAGGACGACGCGGTAATGCCCCTGATCGACATGGCCAACGTGGCCTGTGGCTTCCACGCTGCCGACCCGATGGTCATCCGGCGTACGGTCGCCCTGGCGGCCCAGCACGAGGTGGAGATCGGCGCCCACCCCTCCTATCACGACCTGGCGGGGTTTGGCCGCCGCTCCATCGCCCACTCCGCGGAAGAGATTCACGCCCTGATGCTGTACCAGATGGGCGCACTGGACGGCATGTGCCGGGCGGAAAAAACCCACATCAGCTACGTGAAACCCCACGGCGCCCTGAACAACGACATGATGCGCGACGACGCCCTGCTGCGGGCCGTGGCCGAGGCGGTGCACGACTACCGCCACGACCTGCCCCTGATGATGCCGGTCAGCTGTCGATACCGGGAGCAGATCGCGATTGTCGAGCAGGCCGGCGTGCCAGTATTGCTGGAAGCCTTTGCCGATCGCGCCTACACCGATGAAGGCCTGTTGGTGCCCCGAGCCCAACAAGGCGCGGTCCACACCGACACCAAGATCATTGTCGATCAGGCCCTGTCGTTCGCCGAGAAAGGCGGCGTCTTCAGCATCAACGGCCGTTGGCTGGACCTGCCGGCGCACAGCCTTTGCGTGCACGGGGACAACGAAAGCGCACTCGAAGCCGTTCGAGCCATTCGGGAAGCACTGAAAACCCCGGCCACCTGA
- the hemH gene encoding ferrochelatase codes for MQFKGSANFSHGQPERLGVLVTNLGTPDAPTPSALRRYLAEFLSDPRVVEVPRPLWWLILHGVILRIRPRRSAKAYAGIWEPEGSPLLIHTARQADGIREALKKKYGTNVVVGFAMRYGNPSIPKVLDEMQEQGVRKLLVLPLYPQYSASTSASTFDAISNDFRQRRWLPDLRFVSHYPDYPPYIEAMARHIEAHWANHGRNDKLVLSYHGVPLKYLLKGDPYHCECHKTSRLLAQRLGLSEEDYLTTFQSRFGREEWLKPYTDETLKSLPEKGVKSIDVFCPGFSSDCLETVEEIDEENRDYFMEAGGQRFSYIPALNATPGHIEALVQLIEDNLQGWTVPRNDPDQLAERQQLADHRKEATFPGRDV; via the coding sequence ATGCAGTTCAAAGGTTCAGCCAACTTCAGTCACGGACAGCCGGAGCGCCTCGGGGTGCTGGTCACCAATCTGGGTACTCCGGACGCCCCGACCCCGTCGGCACTGCGTCGCTACCTGGCTGAATTCCTGTCTGATCCTCGCGTGGTGGAGGTGCCCCGGCCCCTGTGGTGGCTGATCCTGCACGGCGTCATCCTGCGCATTCGGCCCCGCCGCAGCGCCAAAGCCTATGCCGGCATCTGGGAGCCCGAGGGATCACCACTGCTGATCCACACCGCCCGGCAGGCGGACGGTATTCGCGAGGCACTCAAGAAGAAATACGGCACCAACGTGGTGGTCGGGTTTGCCATGCGCTATGGCAACCCGTCGATCCCCAAGGTGCTGGACGAGATGCAGGAACAGGGCGTCCGCAAACTGCTGGTCCTGCCCCTGTACCCCCAGTATTCGGCATCGACCTCGGCGTCCACCTTCGATGCCATTTCCAATGACTTCCGGCAACGCCGCTGGCTACCCGACCTGCGGTTCGTGTCCCACTACCCGGATTACCCGCCCTACATCGAAGCCATGGCCCGGCACATCGAAGCGCATTGGGCCAACCATGGCCGGAACGACAAGTTGGTGTTGTCGTACCACGGGGTGCCCCTGAAATACCTGCTCAAGGGTGATCCCTACCATTGCGAGTGCCATAAGACCTCACGGCTCCTGGCCCAGCGCCTGGGCCTGTCGGAGGAGGACTACCTCACCACCTTCCAGTCCCGTTTCGGTCGGGAGGAGTGGCTGAAGCCCTACACCGACGAAACACTGAAGTCCCTGCCGGAAAAAGGTGTAAAATCTATTGATGTGTTCTGCCCCGGCTTTTCCTCCGACTGCCTGGAAACGGTCGAGGAAATCGACGAGGAAAACCGTGACTACTTCATGGAGGCCGGCGGCCAGCGCTTCAGCTACATTCCGGCGCTGAACGCCACGCCTGGACACATTGAGGCGCTGGTGCAGCTCATCGAAGACAACCTACAGGGCTGGACCGTTCCGCGTAACGATCCGGACCAGCTGGCCGAGCGCCAGCAGCTGGCGGATCACCGAAAGGAGGCCACGTTTCCGGGCCGGGATGTGTGA
- a CDS encoding TIGR01244 family sulfur transferase, producing MDFRKIDDSISVAPQLSVADVAEAARLGFKTLVANRPDQEEFGQPAMADIEAAAREHGLEWVYMPVESGNITDDDIDRFAPMIRAAEKPVLAFCRSGTRCTVLWALSAARDTSAQEIFTKARNAGYDISGLAPRLAQQSSAHQ from the coding sequence ATGGATTTCAGAAAAATCGACGACTCGATCTCGGTCGCCCCGCAACTTTCCGTCGCCGACGTGGCCGAAGCCGCTCGGTTGGGCTTCAAGACCCTCGTGGCCAACCGCCCTGACCAGGAGGAGTTCGGCCAACCCGCCATGGCGGATATCGAAGCGGCGGCCCGGGAACACGGACTCGAATGGGTATACATGCCGGTGGAATCCGGCAACATCACCGACGACGACATCGACCGGTTTGCGCCGATGATCCGCGCTGCTGAAAAACCCGTATTGGCCTTCTGCCGTTCGGGAACACGGTGTACCGTTCTTTGGGCATTGAGCGCCGCGCGCGACACCTCCGCCCAGGAAATCTTCACCAAGGCCCGGAACGCAGGTTATGACATCAGCGGCCTGGCACCTCGCCTGGCCCAGCAGTCCAGCGCCCATCAATAA
- a CDS encoding YeeE/YedE family protein, whose protein sequence is MAYAFASLLAGLVFGLGLLISGMANPDKVLGFLDLAGPWDPSLALVMVGAIMVGVIGVAVARRRTLSFLGASISLPTNTRIDKRLVFGGLTFGVGWGLAGFCPGPGLVALGAGELKALVFVVAMVAGMAVFEVIERRRAKS, encoded by the coding sequence ATGGCCTACGCGTTCGCATCACTGCTGGCTGGACTGGTGTTCGGTCTGGGCCTGCTGATTTCCGGAATGGCCAACCCGGACAAGGTGCTCGGATTTCTTGATCTGGCCGGCCCCTGGGATCCCTCGCTGGCCCTGGTCATGGTCGGGGCAATTATGGTCGGCGTGATCGGCGTTGCCGTGGCCCGGCGGCGCACCCTGTCGTTCCTGGGCGCCTCGATCAGCCTGCCCACCAACACCCGGATTGACAAGCGGCTGGTGTTTGGCGGCCTTACCTTTGGGGTGGGCTGGGGCCTGGCCGGGTTTTGCCCCGGCCCCGGCCTGGTGGCCTTGGGCGCGGGCGAGCTCAAGGCCCTGGTGTTCGTCGTTGCGATGGTTGCCGGCATGGCCGTTTTCGAGGTGATTGAGCGTCGGCGGGCAAAATCCTGA
- a CDS encoding YeeE/YedE family protein: MTIAWTEFTPWTALIGGSLIGLAAAGLLLLNGRIAGISGILAGCLRPVRGDTLWRLAFLVGLMATPALWLLFSTLPPIQIDADYPTLVLAGLLVGLGTRYGSGCTSGHGVCGLSRLSPRSLAATLTFMAAGFATVYLIRHLLEG, encoded by the coding sequence ATGACCATTGCCTGGACCGAATTCACCCCCTGGACCGCGCTGATTGGCGGCAGCCTGATCGGACTTGCTGCCGCCGGCCTGCTACTGCTTAACGGCCGCATCGCCGGCATCAGCGGCATACTGGCGGGCTGCCTGCGCCCGGTCCGCGGCGATACCCTCTGGCGGCTGGCGTTCCTGGTGGGGCTGATGGCAACGCCAGCGCTGTGGCTGCTGTTCTCAACCCTACCCCCCATACAGATCGATGCGGACTACCCAACGTTGGTTCTTGCCGGTCTGCTGGTCGGCCTTGGCACGCGCTACGGATCCGGCTGCACCAGCGGGCACGGGGTTTGCGGGCTGTCCCGGTTGTCGCCGAGATCCCTGGCCGCCACCCTCACCTTCATGGCGGCCGGATTCGCCACGGTTTATCTCATTCGTCATTTGCTGGAGGGCTGA
- a CDS encoding phasin family protein, which yields MSDENDKKPENDPQLAAKIKDSARQIWLAGLGAYTKAEEDTGRFFERLVQEGEQLENKTRGVVEKQIKSVEDRVGDVRERATGTWDKLESLFDQRVSGALRRLGIHRREEIEALERRIAVLESELSRLQGKSGDDEE from the coding sequence ATGTCTGACGAAAACGACAAAAAGCCGGAAAACGATCCGCAACTGGCCGCCAAGATCAAGGATTCCGCGCGCCAGATCTGGCTGGCCGGCCTCGGGGCGTACACCAAGGCGGAAGAAGACACCGGCCGGTTCTTCGAGCGCCTGGTTCAGGAAGGCGAACAGCTTGAGAACAAGACCCGGGGTGTGGTCGAGAAACAGATCAAGTCGGTCGAAGATCGGGTCGGGGATGTGCGCGAGCGGGCCACCGGCACCTGGGACAAGCTAGAATCCCTCTTTGATCAGCGCGTATCCGGTGCACTTCGCCGTTTGGGCATCCACCGCCGCGAGGAGATTGAAGCCCTGGAGCGTCGGATTGCCGTGCTCGAAAGTGAGTTGTCGCGCCTGCAGGGCAAGTCGGGCGACGACGAAGAGTAA
- a CDS encoding TetR/AcrR family transcriptional regulator produces the protein MKKIKTRDRILDTSLALFNSVGEPNVTTLLISDELDISPGNLYYHFKSKGDIVDELFGRFEEEMLDLLAVPEDVDISLDQQGFFLHLLFETVARYRFIYQDLVNVLSRYEQLQGRFRRLRARKTTAFSVICESFRRQKMMEIGSEQLQALCEQLTLTACYWSSFDTLSHLDDREAVDPGRGVYQMMHLVIPYLTADDQDQARLMSRDYL, from the coding sequence ATGAAAAAAATCAAAACCCGCGACCGCATTCTCGATACCAGTCTTGCCCTGTTCAACAGCGTCGGCGAACCCAACGTCACCACCCTGCTGATCTCGGACGAGCTCGATATCAGCCCGGGCAATCTCTACTACCACTTCAAGAGCAAGGGCGACATCGTCGACGAACTGTTTGGCCGGTTCGAAGAGGAAATGCTGGATCTGCTGGCGGTACCGGAAGACGTCGACATCAGCCTCGACCAGCAGGGCTTTTTCCTGCACCTGCTGTTCGAAACCGTGGCTCGCTACCGGTTCATTTACCAGGACCTGGTCAATGTACTGTCCCGGTACGAGCAACTGCAGGGCCGGTTCCGGCGCCTGCGGGCCCGGAAAACCACGGCGTTTTCGGTGATCTGTGAAAGTTTCCGGCGTCAGAAGATGATGGAAATTGGCTCAGAACAACTTCAGGCACTTTGTGAGCAGCTTACGCTAACTGCCTGTTATTGGAGTAGTTTTGATACGCTTTCCCACCTGGACGATCGGGAAGCCGTGGACCCCGGGCGGGGCGTCTATCAGATGATGCACCTGGTCATCCCGTACCTCACGGCCGACGACCAGGATCAGGCCCGGCTGATGAGCCGGGACTACCTCTAG
- the xthA gene encoding exodeoxyribonuclease III: MMFVSFNVNSIRTRLHQLEAVIEALNPDFIGLQETKVRDEEFPEEDIRELGYHVHFHGQKTHYGVALLSRMAPESVRKGYPWDDDDVQRRLITGHFTVNGEPLTVVNGYFPQGESRDHPVKFPAKEKFYADLMAYLDELKAHGGHVVVMGDMNISPTDKDIGIGADNAKRWLRSGKCSFLPEEREWLGQVEARGFTDVFRHLHPNEADTFSWFDYRSKGFEREPKRGLRIDLIMASEDLLPKARTAGVSYDIRGMERPSDHCPVWATFEL, translated from the coding sequence ATGATGTTCGTGTCCTTCAACGTAAACAGTATTCGCACCCGCCTGCATCAGCTTGAGGCCGTCATCGAAGCGCTGAACCCGGATTTCATCGGGTTGCAGGAAACCAAGGTCCGCGATGAGGAGTTTCCGGAGGAGGATATTCGCGAGCTGGGTTACCACGTGCATTTTCATGGTCAGAAAACCCACTACGGCGTCGCCCTGCTCTCCCGAATGGCCCCGGAGAGCGTGCGCAAGGGCTACCCCTGGGACGACGACGATGTGCAGCGTCGGCTGATCACCGGGCACTTCACGGTGAATGGCGAGCCGCTGACCGTGGTGAACGGCTATTTTCCCCAGGGCGAAAGCCGCGACCATCCGGTGAAGTTTCCCGCCAAAGAGAAGTTCTACGCCGACCTCATGGCCTACCTCGATGAGTTGAAGGCGCACGGCGGTCACGTGGTGGTGATGGGCGACATGAACATCTCGCCCACGGACAAGGACATTGGCATCGGCGCCGACAACGCCAAGCGCTGGCTTCGTTCCGGCAAGTGCAGCTTCCTGCCCGAGGAGCGCGAATGGCTGGGTCAGGTCGAAGCCCGGGGCTTTACCGACGTTTTCCGCCATCTGCACCCGAACGAAGCCGACACCTTCAGCTGGTTTGACTATCGCAGCAAGGGCTTTGAGCGGGAGCCCAAGCGGGGTCTGAGAATTGATCTGATCATGGCCAGCGAAGACCTGCTGCCGAAGGCCCGAACGGCGGGCGTTTCCTACGACATCCGGGGCATGGAGCGGCCCTCGGACCACTGCCCCGTGTGGGCAACCTTTGAACTCTGA
- a CDS encoding DUF2878 domain-containing protein, with translation MIRSETARNVLNFACFQVGWLICVLYPGLLAAGLVLLFLVAHFVLVSQKRFSELQFIGLGTVVGAALDLLWFRTGILASTQGEVVLTPPWLVAIWAIFMTTLSHSLNWISRRVWLAFVLAPMAGPFAYWSASKLGAVTLPELIPSLLALALGWLVVFPLLLFLRKSLYPELQP, from the coding sequence ATGATCCGTTCAGAAACTGCCCGCAATGTGCTGAACTTCGCCTGCTTTCAGGTCGGTTGGCTGATCTGCGTGCTGTACCCCGGCCTGCTGGCCGCGGGCCTGGTGCTGCTGTTTCTGGTGGCGCATTTTGTCCTGGTCAGCCAGAAACGGTTCAGCGAGCTCCAGTTTATTGGCCTGGGCACAGTGGTGGGAGCGGCCCTGGACCTGCTGTGGTTCCGAACCGGTATTCTGGCCAGCACCCAGGGCGAGGTCGTTCTGACGCCGCCCTGGCTGGTCGCCATCTGGGCCATTTTCATGACCACCCTGAGCCACTCCCTGAACTGGATCAGCCGGCGGGTGTGGCTGGCCTTTGTCCTGGCGCCCATGGCTGGCCCCTTTGCCTACTGGTCCGCCAGCAAACTGGGTGCGGTCACCCTGCCGGAGCTTATTCCGTCGTTGCTGGCATTGGCGCTGGGCTGGCTGGTCGTGTTTCCCTTGCTGTTGTTTCTGCGCAAATCGCTGTATCCGGAGTTGCAGCCATGA
- a CDS encoding cyclopropane-fatty-acyl-phospholipid synthase family protein, which translates to MENLNTSIESNRASETTPLASRIAKSLVVQQLNRLEHGRLTVRESGQEDLVFGDGDPDFQAAELVIHHHSTWRDLLTGGSVGAAEAFVSGDWSSPDLVSLLRFFTRNVDRMNEFEDRYSWVTKPALKGLHWLNRNTREGSRKNISAHYDLGNDLFERFLDPTMMYSSAIYPSDEASLEEAAVFKLDTICRKLDLQPGDRVIEIGTGWGGFAIHAAKHYGCHVTTTTISREQLELAKTRVQEEGLDDRITLLFDDYRDLQGQFDKLVSIEMIEAVGPQFLDSYLAQISTLLKPDGLALIQAINMPEQRYLRALRNVDFIQRFIFPGSFIPSFGAILESVRSQSNLVLTHAEDIGFHYARTLRDWCQRFMAQASELDAQGYDEAFRRLWHFYFAYCEAGFSERAIGVSQILLAKPFNKRANLLSQ; encoded by the coding sequence ATGGAGAACCTGAATACCTCGATCGAATCGAACCGGGCATCGGAAACCACCCCGTTGGCCAGCCGCATCGCCAAATCCTTGGTGGTGCAGCAGCTCAACCGTCTGGAGCACGGTCGGCTGACGGTTCGGGAGTCCGGCCAGGAAGACCTGGTGTTTGGCGACGGTGACCCTGACTTCCAGGCCGCTGAACTGGTCATCCACCATCACAGTACCTGGCGTGACCTGCTCACCGGCGGCAGCGTCGGCGCAGCCGAAGCCTTTGTCAGCGGCGACTGGTCGTCACCGGATCTGGTGTCCCTGTTGCGTTTTTTCACCCGCAACGTCGACCGCATGAACGAGTTCGAGGACCGCTACAGCTGGGTCACCAAACCGGCGCTCAAGGGCCTGCACTGGCTCAACCGCAACACCCGTGAAGGTTCCCGCAAAAACATCAGCGCCCACTACGACCTGGGCAACGACCTGTTTGAGCGCTTTCTCGACCCGACCATGATGTACTCCTCGGCGATTTACCCGTCCGACGAGGCCAGCCTGGAAGAAGCCGCGGTGTTCAAGCTGGACACCATCTGCCGCAAGCTTGACCTCCAACCCGGAGACCGGGTCATCGAAATCGGGACCGGCTGGGGTGGTTTCGCGATCCACGCCGCCAAGCATTACGGCTGCCACGTCACCACCACTACTATATCCCGGGAACAGCTCGAGCTGGCCAAGACGCGCGTGCAGGAAGAAGGTCTGGACGACCGCATCACCCTGCTGTTTGATGATTACCGGGATCTGCAGGGCCAGTTTGACAAGCTGGTGTCCATCGAGATGATCGAGGCCGTGGGTCCGCAGTTCCTCGACAGCTACCTGGCCCAGATCAGCACCCTGCTCAAGCCCGACGGGCTGGCGTTGATCCAGGCCATCAACATGCCGGAACAGCGCTACCTGCGCGCCCTGCGCAACGTCGATTTCATCCAGCGATTCATCTTCCCCGGTAGCTTCATTCCCTCGTTTGGCGCCATCCTGGAGTCCGTGCGCTCCCAGAGCAACCTGGTGCTGACTCATGCCGAGGACATCGGCTTTCACTACGCCCGTACCCTGCGGGACTGGTGCCAGCGATTCATGGCCCAGGCCAGCGAACTGGATGCCCAGGGCTACGACGAGGCGTTCCGACGGCTCTGGCATTTCTACTTCGCCTACTGCGAGGCCGGCTTCAGTGAGCGCGCCATCGGCGTCTCCCAGATTCTGCTGGCCAAGCCGTTTAACAAACGTGCGAATCTGTTGAGCCAATGA
- a CDS encoding DUF1365 domain-containing protein has product MNSHWLEGSVRHRRKIPVGHEFEYSTGMLALDVDEWDQVTSVSPWFSLERFNWLSLRRRDYFRPEAGDLSPALRRHVAKATGWRPDGRIELITHPRYFGYVFNPVSFYFCYAAGAEPHEGAVPKVIVAQITNTPWHERHVYCLETTGAEPTSAGWRSERFGFQKRFHVSPFNGMEQDYQWTFSFRGPELRIHMNVVEGEKKHFDATLVVRRTPLTRKEVHRSLRKFPLEALKVTAGIYWHALKLKLKGAPFYTHPDKLAADDPAHRRGIDDSGLDITSAGDNNQKRGRVSSWRT; this is encoded by the coding sequence ATGAACTCGCACTGGCTGGAAGGGTCCGTACGCCACCGGCGCAAGATTCCGGTCGGCCACGAGTTCGAGTACAGCACCGGCATGCTGGCGCTGGACGTTGATGAGTGGGACCAAGTGACCTCGGTCAGCCCCTGGTTTTCTCTCGAACGGTTCAACTGGCTGTCCCTGCGCCGCCGCGACTACTTCCGACCCGAGGCCGGCGACCTGTCCCCGGCCCTGCGCCGCCACGTCGCCAAGGCCACCGGCTGGCGTCCCGACGGCCGTATTGAGCTGATCACCCATCCCCGGTATTTCGGGTACGTGTTTAACCCGGTCAGTTTCTATTTCTGCTACGCGGCAGGCGCTGAGCCCCACGAGGGTGCGGTGCCCAAGGTGATCGTCGCCCAGATCACCAACACACCGTGGCACGAGCGCCACGTGTACTGCCTGGAGACCACCGGCGCCGAGCCTACGTCGGCCGGCTGGCGCAGTGAACGGTTCGGTTTCCAGAAACGCTTCCACGTTTCTCCGTTCAACGGCATGGAACAGGACTATCAGTGGACCTTCAGCTTCCGGGGCCCGGAGCTGCGCATCCACATGAACGTGGTGGAGGGGGAAAAGAAGCATTTTGATGCCACCTTGGTGGTCCGGCGGACCCCCCTCACCCGTAAAGAGGTACATAGAAGTCTGCGGAAGTTTCCGCTGGAAGCTCTCAAGGTAACCGCCGGGATCTACTGGCACGCCCTGAAGCTGAAGCTGAAGGGGGCGCCGTTCTACACCCATCCGGACAAGCTGGCCGCAGACGATCCCGCCCATCGACGGGGCATCGACGACTCGGGACTGGACATCACCAGCGCCGGAGACAATAACCAGAAGCGTGGAAGGGTAAGTTCATGGAGAACCTGA